The sequence TTTACAAGGCGGTATGGCTTGGGTTTCGGAAGCTCGTTTGGCGGCTGCCGTTTCGGAAGCCGGCGGAGCGGGAATTATTGCTTCAGGGGGGCGTTCAGCAGAGTGGCTGGAAGAGCAAATTCACGAAGCTAGACGCTTGACCAATAAGCCTTTCGGCGTAAATGTGCAGCTTATGGCTGCCAATAAAGACGAATTGGTAGATGTTATCTGCCGGGAAAAAGTGGCTTTTGTGACTCTGGGCGCCGGTAATCCGGTACCTTTCTTTGAACGCCTGAAAGAAGCTGGCGTGAAGAAAATTCCTGTAGTGCCAAATGTAAAACTGGCTAAACGCGTGGAAGCGGCTGGCGCTGACGCGATTGTTGTAGAAGGAATGGAAGCTGGCGGTCACATTGGCGTGCTCACGACGATGGCGTTAATGACGCAGGTTATCCCTGAGGTTTCTTTGCCGGTAATCGTAGCCGGCGGCTTTGCCGACGGGCGGGGTCTGGCTGCGGCGTTGGTGATGGGAGCTGCAGGCGTGCAAATTGGCACTCGTTTTATGCTGGCGGAAGAATGCGCCGTCCATCCGAATTTCAAACAGCGTTTGATTGAAGCGGCTGACACGGATTCCGTGGTGACGGGCCAAACGATTGGCCATGCAGTGCGCGGCGTTCGTAATCAGTTTACAGATCTGTTTATTTCCATGGAATATAAACATCATCCGAAGGAAGAACTGGAAAAAATGGCTACAGGCACCAATCGCAAAGCGGCGGTAGACGGCGATGTAGAGCAAGGCATGGTCCAAGCTGGCCAGAGCTTGCTTCCTCTGAAACGGGTTCAGCCTGCAGCGGAAATCATCAGTGAAATTATGGAAGGCGCTCGTGAGGCTCTACACCGTGCGCCGACGCTATTGTAAGATAGAGAGAAAGATTGCTGTTGGGATACAAGGAGGAGAAGGGAATGCTGAATCAAATTGAAATTGCTCGCGGCGTGTATTATGTTGGCGCTGTAGATTGGAATTTACGGGATTTTCACGGTTATAATACACCTCGGGGGGTTACGTATAACGCCTATTTAGTGGTTGATGAGAAGATTTGCCTGATTGACAATGTCAAGGCTCCCTATACGGAGGAGTTGCTAGAACGCATCAGTCAGATCGTTGATCCTTCTAAAATTGACTATGTAATTACCAATCATGTGGAGCCGGACCATTCTGGTTCTTTGCCCAAGTTGATGGAACGGGCGCCCCAAGCCAAGGTCGTTTTAACCAATCAAGGCAAGGATGAAGTCATAAAGTACTACGGCAAGGAATACGATTTTATGACGGTTAAGCAAGGAGATGTGCTGGATATTGGCCGCAATAAGCTCCACTTCGTCCCGTTGCCGATGCTGCATTGGCCGGATTCAATGGCGACCTTTATGGAAGGGGAAAACATTCTCTTCTCGAATGATGCTTTTGGGCAGCATGTTTGTACGAGCAAACGTTTTGACGACGAAAATGAACTGCCGGTGGCTATGTATGAGGCGGCTAAATACTACGCTAACATTCTAATGCCTTTCGGCAAATTGGTTGTGCGCGCTTTGGACAAAGTGAGCAGCTTGCCTTTAAACATGATTGCTCCTAGTCATGGCTTGATATGGCGCAGCCATATTCAAGAAATTTTGGCGGCGTATAAACGTTGGGGCAGCGGGCAAAATCGTGATCGCGTTGTAATTGTATATGACACGATGTGGGGCAGTACGGAGCAAATGGCTCGGCGTATTTTGGACGGTGTAGCTTCGGCTGGAGTAGACGTGCGTTTGATGCGTATTTCTACTACGGAATTAAGCGATGTTGCCTTGGCGGTCTTAGAAGCAGGAGGGGTTATTTTAGGTTCCTCGGCAATCAATAGCGGCCCCTTGGCGACGATGGCAGCAACGGTATCGTATCTGCAAGGGCTAAAGGCGCAAAATAAACTTGGCGGTGCGTTCGGAGCTTATGGCTGGAACGGCGGCGCTCAGGAAAAACTGGAGGCAGGTTTAGCCGCCAGCGGCATTAACGCCCCGCTGCCGAGTCTCTTCTTGAAATGGACTGCTGATAAAGCAGAGTTGCAGCAGTGTTTTGAGTTTGGAAAACAGTTTGGCGAAAAAGTGAAAGAAGCAAACCGCAAAGACTGAACGTAAAGGAGGGCGAAAGCCCTCCTTTTTATTATTTGTAACGTAAAAATTACTTGCACAAAGTCAAAAAGTCAAATAAAATAAAGTCAAAAGATGAAACAGTACTTTGTTAAAGAAGTGTATGCTTTGCGGAAAAGGAGGTGCGGCGGCATGGGGAATTTGGCAGATGCTATTGAGCGTTTTATTTTACGCAAACTGGCAGCGGGAAGCGGCGGCATTATTGTCGTGCGGCGTAGTGAAATAGCCGAAGAAATTGCCTGCGCTCCTTCGCAGGTCACGTATGTATTGGGCACTCGCTTTACCATGGAACGAGGCTTTATTGTTGAATCTCGCCGCGGCTCCGGGGGCTTTGTGCGTATTGCTAAATTAGCGCTGCCGGTGCTGGCGGAATTGCCGGCGCCGCCGGAAGAAGCTTGGTCTCAGGAAGAAGTACAGTGGCGTATTCGGCAATGGGAGCAGCATCAGCTTTTGAGTGAGCGAGAAGCGGCCATTGTGCGCTACTTTATGATGCAATTTGCCGAACGGATAGAGGATGAAGAGCGAGGTCGCTTGTTGCGGGATGTGCTGCAGCGTTTGGCGGACTTGCCTCGCGAGGAGGGAATGTAATGTTGTGCGAGAATTGCGGCAAACGACCGGCAACGATTCGCATTGTGCAAATGATGGGCTCCGAAAAAGAAGAGCATCATTTTTGTGAAGTTTGCGCTCAGGGACAGTCGGCGCTTTCGGTTTTGGCTTTAAACGATCCGGCAGGTGCGGAGGACTTTCTGAAGCTGCTCTTGGCGGCGTCGCAACCGGAGGAAGTGCAGGAAGAAACGGTGCGCTGTCTTGAGTGCGGTTTGACGTATGAGGAATTTAGTCACAAAGGGACCTTTGGCTGTAGCGGCTGTTTTGACGCTTTTGAGGAAAAAATAGGGCCAATGGTGCGACGTATTCACGGTACGGCGCAGCATAACGGCAAAGTGCCAAGGCATACAGGGGCTGCTTTGCAAATGCGGCGTCACATTCAAGGGCTGAGGCAGCAATTGGAACAACATGTTCGGCAAGAAGAATATGAAGAAGCGGCTCGCTTGCGAGATGAAATTCGCAGTCTTGAAATGCAGAGCCAGCGTGGATAAGGTGGTGCAAGGCATGAATTGGCAAGAGTTATTGCGCAGTCCTCGCAGCGCCTGGGGAACGCTTGCAGGGCCGGAGGGAGATATCGCTTTATCAAGCAGGGTGCGTCTGGCGAGGAATTTTCAACGATTTGCGTTTCCTACTCGCGCCGACGAGGCGACATTGCAGCTGGTGCTACAGGTAGTAAAAGAAGCGCTGCCGCAGCTTAATCAGGCGGACGAGGCGGCATACGTATTTGTGCCGTTGGAAAACTTGTCGAAGCTGGAACGGAAAATTTTAGTAGAGAAGCATCTGGCAAGTCCCGATTTCGCCCAGTGTGCTGAAGGGCGAGCCTTGGTGGTAGGACGGGAAGGCGCCGTTAGTATTATGGTCAACGAAGAAGATCATTTGCGTATTCAAGCGGTAGCGCCAGGGCTGGATTTGGAACAGTGCCTAGTTCAGGCTAATGAGGTAGATGATCTGCTGGAAAGCCGCGAAGAGGTTGCTTTTCGTGAAGATCTAGGCTACTTGGCCTCTTGCCCGACCAATTTGGGAACCGGCTTGCGCGCTTCCGTGATGCTGCATCTGCCGGCTCTGGTGATGACAAAACAGGCCAGCCGGGTAATTTCGGCGGCTACGCAGTTGGGACTGGCAGTGCGAGGTCTTTACGGCGAAGGAACCGAAGCGGCTGGAAATTTATTTCAAGTTTCCAATCAACTGACGCTGGGGCCGAAAGAAGAAGAAATTATCGCTAATTTGAACGGCGTGGTGCAGCACATGGTGCATCACGAGCGTCAGGCTCGGTTGCGATTGTTGGAACAGGCGGAAGAGTCCTTGGCTGATCGCGTTTGGAGGGCCTACGGAGTAATGTGTCATGCGCGCAGTATGAAAGGCGAAGAAGCGCTGCGCTTGCTCAGTGATGTATCGCTAGGCGTAGATCTGGGCATCGTAACAGGGGTGGAAAAATCAGTGCTGCACAGTTTGCTAGTAAAGACTCGGCCTGGATTCCTTCATTCTTTAACAGGAAAGGAAACGATGACGGCGCAGGAACGAGCGGCGCTGCGGGCGGAAGTGATTCGGCATACGCTGGCGCAGGAACCAGAAAACGGGCAATAGAAACGAATTTTATTTTTAAAGGAGGTCGTTACAATGTTGAGTCGTTTTACCGAACGCGCTAGACGGGTGCTGATGCTGGCGCAGCAGGAAGCCATTCGCTTGGGGCACGATTATATAGGAACCGAGCATCTGCTTTTGGGATTGCTGCATGAAGGGGAAGGCGTTGCTTCGCGGGCCTTGACCTCCTTAAATATTAATTTGGAACGCATTCGTCGCCAAGTGGAAGAAACTATAGGTCGCGGCGACGGTACCAGCCGGGATATCAGTTATACGCCGCGAGCGAAAAAGGTCATTGAGCTATCAGGGGAAGAGGCGTTGCGTTTAGGACATCAGTATGTGGGGACGGAACATATTCTTTTAGGCCTGATTCGCGAAGGAGAAGGGGTAGCGGCGCA is a genomic window of Anaeromusa acidaminophila DSM 3853 containing:
- a CDS encoding FprA family A-type flavoprotein — its product is MLNQIEIARGVYYVGAVDWNLRDFHGYNTPRGVTYNAYLVVDEKICLIDNVKAPYTEELLERISQIVDPSKIDYVITNHVEPDHSGSLPKLMERAPQAKVVLTNQGKDEVIKYYGKEYDFMTVKQGDVLDIGRNKLHFVPLPMLHWPDSMATFMEGENILFSNDAFGQHVCTSKRFDDENELPVAMYEAAKYYANILMPFGKLVVRALDKVSSLPLNMIAPSHGLIWRSHIQEILAAYKRWGSGQNRDRVVIVYDTMWGSTEQMARRILDGVASAGVDVRLMRISTTELSDVALAVLEAGGVILGSSAINSGPLATMAATVSYLQGLKAQNKLGGAFGAYGWNGGAQEKLEAGLAASGINAPLPSLFLKWTADKAELQQCFEFGKQFGEKVKEANRKD
- a CDS encoding UvrB/UvrC motif-containing protein: MLCENCGKRPATIRIVQMMGSEKEEHHFCEVCAQGQSALSVLALNDPAGAEDFLKLLLAASQPEEVQEETVRCLECGLTYEEFSHKGTFGCSGCFDAFEEKIGPMVRRIHGTAQHNGKVPRHTGAALQMRRHIQGLRQQLEQHVRQEEYEEAARLRDEIRSLEMQSQRG
- a CDS encoding nitronate monooxygenase; this translates as MTTRLTQLLGIQYPILQGGMAWVSEARLAAAVSEAGGAGIIASGGRSAEWLEEQIHEARRLTNKPFGVNVQLMAANKDELVDVICREKVAFVTLGAGNPVPFFERLKEAGVKKIPVVPNVKLAKRVEAAGADAIVVEGMEAGGHIGVLTTMALMTQVIPEVSLPVIVAGGFADGRGLAAALVMGAAGVQIGTRFMLAEECAVHPNFKQRLIEAADTDSVVTGQTIGHAVRGVRNQFTDLFISMEYKHHPKEELEKMATGTNRKAAVDGDVEQGMVQAGQSLLPLKRVQPAAEIISEIMEGAREALHRAPTLL
- a CDS encoding protein arginine kinase, translating into MNWQELLRSPRSAWGTLAGPEGDIALSSRVRLARNFQRFAFPTRADEATLQLVLQVVKEALPQLNQADEAAYVFVPLENLSKLERKILVEKHLASPDFAQCAEGRALVVGREGAVSIMVNEEDHLRIQAVAPGLDLEQCLVQANEVDDLLESREEVAFREDLGYLASCPTNLGTGLRASVMLHLPALVMTKQASRVISAATQLGLAVRGLYGEGTEAAGNLFQVSNQLTLGPKEEEIIANLNGVVQHMVHHERQARLRLLEQAEESLADRVWRAYGVMCHARSMKGEEALRLLSDVSLGVDLGIVTGVEKSVLHSLLVKTRPGFLHSLTGKETMTAQERAALRAEVIRHTLAQEPENGQ
- a CDS encoding CtsR family transcriptional regulator, whose translation is MGNLADAIERFILRKLAAGSGGIIVVRRSEIAEEIACAPSQVTYVLGTRFTMERGFIVESRRGSGGFVRIAKLALPVLAELPAPPEEAWSQEEVQWRIRQWEQHQLLSEREAAIVRYFMMQFAERIEDEERGRLLRDVLQRLADLPREEGM